A window of Vigna unguiculata cultivar IT97K-499-35 chromosome 4, ASM411807v1, whole genome shotgun sequence contains these coding sequences:
- the LOC114181925 gene encoding LEAF RUST 10 DISEASE-RESISTANCE LOCUS RECEPTOR-LIKE PROTEIN KINASE-like 2.5 isoform X1 produces MVNAPFSMNASVNFTGSLRMNYIEILKMGFLLNWTAPDCEYCEKSGGRCGFDGNQFLCFCKDKSYLKSCGSGNNIFRNTLIIFLAVHSDLCGASAPFMFYFPIPSFGCRRNFNSTMPFQIRNRDQKRIIIILGLASAAMGMFMICLIINCRKCMSSIRKVKFRMTNEKDIEVFLKDHGTLGQKKYKFSEVKKMTNNFTLKLGEGGFGVVYKGELCNGYRVAVKILRASKGNGKDFMNEVASISRTSHVNIVQLIGFCLEGKKKALIYEFMPNGSLDKFIGNKGLESTPSLSWDNLLQIAKGIARGLEYLHKGCNTRILHFDIKPHNILLDENFCPKISDFGLAKLCPGKESTISVSDARGTIGYVAPEICNKHFGGVSQKSDVYSYGMMLLEIVGVRNNVNGEATQTSEYFPDWIYRKLEQENELRSDGVIGTEEKEIERRMIAVSLWCIQTFPKDRPTMSKVIDMLEGNINSEEIPPKPVLSSPTTTLVAEWTTSSLQSGISVCAISVNRFYRQCNCGNPSYLLRC; encoded by the exons ATGGTTAATGCGCCATTTAGCATGAATGCTTCTGTTAATTTCACTGGCTCATTGAGAATGAATTACATTGAGATTTTGAAGATGGGGTTTCTTTTGAATTGGACTGCACCTGATTGCGAGTACTGTGAGAAAAGTGGTGGACGTTGTGGATTTGATGGCAATCAGTTTCTCTGTTTCTGCAAGGATAAGTCCTACTTAAAAAGTTGTGGTAGTGGTAATAATATATTTCGAAATACTCTGATCATTTTTTTGGCTGTTCATTCAGATCTCTGTGGCGCTTCTGCTCCTTTCATGTTTTATTTCCCCATTCCCTCTTTTGGGTGCAGACGCAATTTCAATTCTACAATGCCATTCCAAATAA GGAATCGGGACCAAAAGaggataataattattttag GTCTTGCAAGTGCAGCAATGGGAATGTTTATGATATGCCTCATAATAAACTGTAGAAAATGTATGTCATCAATAAGAAAGGTAAAATTTCGGATGACTAATGAGAAAGATATTGAAGTATTTTTGAAAGATCATGGAACTCTTGGacaaaagaaatacaaattttcAGAAGTCAAGAAAATGACCAACAACTTCACACTTAAACTGGGTGAAGGTGGGTTTGGTGTTGTGTACAAAGGAGAGTTATGCAATGGTTACCGTGTGGCTGTAAAGATATTAAGGGCATCcaaaggaaatggaaaagacTTTATGAATGAGGTTGCCAGCATCAGTAGAACTTCTCATGTTAATATTGTCCAACTTATTGGATTCTGTTTGGAAGGAAAGAAGAAAGCCCTTATTTATGAATTCATGCCTAATGGTTCCCTCGACAAGTTTATCGGTAATAAGGGACTAGAAAGCACTCCATCTTTGAGTTGGGATAATCTGTTGCAAATTGCAAAAGGGATAGCCAGAGGATTAGAGTACTTGCACAAGGGATGCAACACTCGTATTTTACATTTTGACATAAAACCACACAACATTCTTTTAGACGAGAACTTTTGTCCCAAGATATCAGATTTTGGGCTTGCAAAACTTTGTCCTGGTAAAGAGAGCACTATTTCCGTTTCAGATGCCAGAGGAACAATAGGATATGTAGCTCCAGAAATATGCAACAAGCATTTCGGTGGAGTTTCACAAAAATCTGATGTGTATAGCTATGGAATGATGCTGCTAGAAATAGTGGGAGTGAGGAACAATGTTAATGGAGAAGCCACTCAAACAAGTGAATACTTCCCGGATTGGATATACCGGAAGCTTGAGCAAGAGAATGAATTGAGAAGTGATGGTGTGATAGGcacagaagaaaaagagataGAAAGGAGAATGATTGCGGTTAGTTTGTGGTGCATTCAAACGTTTCCAAAGGATAGACCAACTATGAGTAAAGTAATAGATATGTTAGAAGGCAACATAAATTCTGAAGAAATACCCCCAAAACCTGTTCTTTCTTCTCCCACAACTACATTGGTGGCAGAATGGACCACTAGTTCTTTGCAGTCTGG CATAAGCGTGTGCGCCATTTCTGTGAACAGATTCTACCGTCAATGTAACTGTGGCAACCCATCATACCTGCTCAG ATGCTAG
- the LOC114181925 gene encoding LEAF RUST 10 DISEASE-RESISTANCE LOCUS RECEPTOR-LIKE PROTEIN KINASE-like 2.5 isoform X2, translating into MVNAPFSMNASVNFTGSLRMNYIEILKMGFLLNWTAPDCEYCEKSGGRCGFDGNQFLCFCKDKSYLKSCGSGNRDQKRIIIILGLASAAMGMFMICLIINCRKCMSSIRKVKFRMTNEKDIEVFLKDHGTLGQKKYKFSEVKKMTNNFTLKLGEGGFGVVYKGELCNGYRVAVKILRASKGNGKDFMNEVASISRTSHVNIVQLIGFCLEGKKKALIYEFMPNGSLDKFIGNKGLESTPSLSWDNLLQIAKGIARGLEYLHKGCNTRILHFDIKPHNILLDENFCPKISDFGLAKLCPGKESTISVSDARGTIGYVAPEICNKHFGGVSQKSDVYSYGMMLLEIVGVRNNVNGEATQTSEYFPDWIYRKLEQENELRSDGVIGTEEKEIERRMIAVSLWCIQTFPKDRPTMSKVIDMLEGNINSEEIPPKPVLSSPTTTLVAEWTTSSLQSGISVCAISVNRFYRQCNCGNPSYLLRC; encoded by the exons ATGGTTAATGCGCCATTTAGCATGAATGCTTCTGTTAATTTCACTGGCTCATTGAGAATGAATTACATTGAGATTTTGAAGATGGGGTTTCTTTTGAATTGGACTGCACCTGATTGCGAGTACTGTGAGAAAAGTGGTGGACGTTGTGGATTTGATGGCAATCAGTTTCTCTGTTTCTGCAAGGATAAGTCCTACTTAAAAAGTTGTGGTAGTG GGAATCGGGACCAAAAGaggataataattattttag GTCTTGCAAGTGCAGCAATGGGAATGTTTATGATATGCCTCATAATAAACTGTAGAAAATGTATGTCATCAATAAGAAAGGTAAAATTTCGGATGACTAATGAGAAAGATATTGAAGTATTTTTGAAAGATCATGGAACTCTTGGacaaaagaaatacaaattttcAGAAGTCAAGAAAATGACCAACAACTTCACACTTAAACTGGGTGAAGGTGGGTTTGGTGTTGTGTACAAAGGAGAGTTATGCAATGGTTACCGTGTGGCTGTAAAGATATTAAGGGCATCcaaaggaaatggaaaagacTTTATGAATGAGGTTGCCAGCATCAGTAGAACTTCTCATGTTAATATTGTCCAACTTATTGGATTCTGTTTGGAAGGAAAGAAGAAAGCCCTTATTTATGAATTCATGCCTAATGGTTCCCTCGACAAGTTTATCGGTAATAAGGGACTAGAAAGCACTCCATCTTTGAGTTGGGATAATCTGTTGCAAATTGCAAAAGGGATAGCCAGAGGATTAGAGTACTTGCACAAGGGATGCAACACTCGTATTTTACATTTTGACATAAAACCACACAACATTCTTTTAGACGAGAACTTTTGTCCCAAGATATCAGATTTTGGGCTTGCAAAACTTTGTCCTGGTAAAGAGAGCACTATTTCCGTTTCAGATGCCAGAGGAACAATAGGATATGTAGCTCCAGAAATATGCAACAAGCATTTCGGTGGAGTTTCACAAAAATCTGATGTGTATAGCTATGGAATGATGCTGCTAGAAATAGTGGGAGTGAGGAACAATGTTAATGGAGAAGCCACTCAAACAAGTGAATACTTCCCGGATTGGATATACCGGAAGCTTGAGCAAGAGAATGAATTGAGAAGTGATGGTGTGATAGGcacagaagaaaaagagataGAAAGGAGAATGATTGCGGTTAGTTTGTGGTGCATTCAAACGTTTCCAAAGGATAGACCAACTATGAGTAAAGTAATAGATATGTTAGAAGGCAACATAAATTCTGAAGAAATACCCCCAAAACCTGTTCTTTCTTCTCCCACAACTACATTGGTGGCAGAATGGACCACTAGTTCTTTGCAGTCTGG CATAAGCGTGTGCGCCATTTCTGTGAACAGATTCTACCGTCAATGTAACTGTGGCAACCCATCATACCTGCTCAG ATGCTAG
- the LOC114181925 gene encoding LEAF RUST 10 DISEASE-RESISTANCE LOCUS RECEPTOR-LIKE PROTEIN KINASE-like 2.5 isoform X3 has product MGMFMICLIINCRKCMSSIRKVKFRMTNEKDIEVFLKDHGTLGQKKYKFSEVKKMTNNFTLKLGEGGFGVVYKGELCNGYRVAVKILRASKGNGKDFMNEVASISRTSHVNIVQLIGFCLEGKKKALIYEFMPNGSLDKFIGNKGLESTPSLSWDNLLQIAKGIARGLEYLHKGCNTRILHFDIKPHNILLDENFCPKISDFGLAKLCPGKESTISVSDARGTIGYVAPEICNKHFGGVSQKSDVYSYGMMLLEIVGVRNNVNGEATQTSEYFPDWIYRKLEQENELRSDGVIGTEEKEIERRMIAVSLWCIQTFPKDRPTMSKVIDMLEGNINSEEIPPKPVLSSPTTTLVAEWTTSSLQSGISVCAISVNRFYRQCNCGNPSYLLRC; this is encoded by the exons ATGGGAATGTTTATGATATGCCTCATAATAAACTGTAGAAAATGTATGTCATCAATAAGAAAGGTAAAATTTCGGATGACTAATGAGAAAGATATTGAAGTATTTTTGAAAGATCATGGAACTCTTGGacaaaagaaatacaaattttcAGAAGTCAAGAAAATGACCAACAACTTCACACTTAAACTGGGTGAAGGTGGGTTTGGTGTTGTGTACAAAGGAGAGTTATGCAATGGTTACCGTGTGGCTGTAAAGATATTAAGGGCATCcaaaggaaatggaaaagacTTTATGAATGAGGTTGCCAGCATCAGTAGAACTTCTCATGTTAATATTGTCCAACTTATTGGATTCTGTTTGGAAGGAAAGAAGAAAGCCCTTATTTATGAATTCATGCCTAATGGTTCCCTCGACAAGTTTATCGGTAATAAGGGACTAGAAAGCACTCCATCTTTGAGTTGGGATAATCTGTTGCAAATTGCAAAAGGGATAGCCAGAGGATTAGAGTACTTGCACAAGGGATGCAACACTCGTATTTTACATTTTGACATAAAACCACACAACATTCTTTTAGACGAGAACTTTTGTCCCAAGATATCAGATTTTGGGCTTGCAAAACTTTGTCCTGGTAAAGAGAGCACTATTTCCGTTTCAGATGCCAGAGGAACAATAGGATATGTAGCTCCAGAAATATGCAACAAGCATTTCGGTGGAGTTTCACAAAAATCTGATGTGTATAGCTATGGAATGATGCTGCTAGAAATAGTGGGAGTGAGGAACAATGTTAATGGAGAAGCCACTCAAACAAGTGAATACTTCCCGGATTGGATATACCGGAAGCTTGAGCAAGAGAATGAATTGAGAAGTGATGGTGTGATAGGcacagaagaaaaagagataGAAAGGAGAATGATTGCGGTTAGTTTGTGGTGCATTCAAACGTTTCCAAAGGATAGACCAACTATGAGTAAAGTAATAGATATGTTAGAAGGCAACATAAATTCTGAAGAAATACCCCCAAAACCTGTTCTTTCTTCTCCCACAACTACATTGGTGGCAGAATGGACCACTAGTTCTTTGCAGTCTGG CATAAGCGTGTGCGCCATTTCTGTGAACAGATTCTACCGTCAATGTAACTGTGGCAACCCATCATACCTGCTCAG ATGCTAG